A window of the Hordeum vulgare subsp. vulgare chromosome 5H, MorexV3_pseudomolecules_assembly, whole genome shotgun sequence genome harbors these coding sequences:
- the LOC123397466 gene encoding uncharacterized protein LOC123397466: MLSLAWTRRAVVEVEAPPTPTPTPTWGGCSLHGLDIEVVREKDAVPGGGGSGLVALAIPSYFSGPRLAKRQDGGFPLYTGYSAARSLVGKGAMTDLRRLSREAEDMLAELFASIDGGGGGAPNKNKEDAVRARPRVVQLRLSPELALWKSTQHAIGNMLPTKGAGLIQATPQVLALLGATDWPEAMKTTNALSGSGMANLLIGASDVRTLFSNYVVDMAFYYEHGYHKAFPSFSRLLHDGLADARSLRTPGGRQRREAVAIGASYIRAKIALEAAHKTLLKDRSAQMDRRAAQVISLCESSILGMGAEAIARGFDVGAVTSDLVFSSPGTDVIDVGSDLVNSEVMNSFLNVADIAASGVVSEPALRAIYDAYAATGARMYTQRWHEPVARMCITLYTWHLHNDRHMFLRRALLGWPKARKSPAQPQREADFDEVFDTDFRTTGFSRPLDLEYACNGEETCDHVRRFLKVKLKDQELLAALWSSIVTGPLEYVRKGEVDEQREKHLIESSRLQMVHLFSKGLIDEMVWLVAHASHHAWQVNYLFEAAMFGSILDGGAMIGKLDRAEED, from the coding sequence ATGCTGAGTCTCGCTTGGACTCGTCGCGCCGTCGTGGAGGTGGAGGCACCACCcaccccaaccccaaccccaacCTGGGGTGGCTGCTCTCTCCATGGCCTCGACATTGAGGTCGTGAGGGAGAAGGACGCTGTCCCTGGCGGTGGCGGCAGCGGGCTAGTTGCACTTGCAATCCCTTCATATTTCTCCGGCCCCCGGCTGGCGAAGCGGCAAGATGGAGGCTTCCCCTTGTACACGGGCTACTCGGCGGCGAGGTCCTTGGTCGGCAAGGGGGCCATGACGGATCTGAGAAGGCTGTCTCGTGAGGCGGAAGACATGCTCGCCGAGTTGTTTGCTAGCATtgatggcggtggcggtggcgcccCAAACAAAAACAAGGAGGACGCGGTGCGGGCGCGGCCCAGGGTGGTGCAGCTGCGACTGTCACCGGAGCTGGCGCTGTGGAAAAGCACGCAACACGCAATCGGCAACATGCTGCCCACTAAGGGCGCCGGGCTGATCCAAGCCACGCCGCAGGTTCTCGCCTTGCTGGGCGCCACCGACTGGCCTGAGGCGATGAAAACAACCAACGCCCTATCTGGCAGCGGCATGGCGAACCTGCTGATTGGCGCCTCCGACGTGCGCACCCTCTTCTCCAACTACGTGGTGGACATGGCATTCTACTACGAGCACGGGTACCACAAGGCGTTCCCCTCGTTCAGCCGCCTCCTGCACGATGGGCTCGCCGACGCCCGCTCGCTACGAACCCCTGGTGGCCGGCAGCGACGCGAGGCCGTCGCGATAGGCGCGTCCTACATCCGAGCCAAGATCGCGCTGGAGGCGGCGCACAAGACGCTCCTCAAGGACCGGTCGGCGCAGATGGACCGCCGGGCCGCCCAGGTCATATCCCTATGCGAGAGCAGCATCCTTGGCATGGGGGCTGAGGCAATTGCCCGGGGCTTCGATGTTGGCGCCGTCACGAGCGACCTGGTCTTCAGCTCTCCCGGCACCGATGTCATCGATGTGGGCAGCGACCTGGTAAACTCCGAGGTCATGAACTCGTTCCTCAACGTGGCCGACATCGCCGCCTCAGGCGTCGTGAGCGAGCCGGCGCTTCGGGCCATCTACGACGCCTACGCTGCCACGGGAGCTCGGATGTACACCCAGAGGTGGCATGAGCCTGTGGCCCGGATGTGCATCACCTTGTACACTTGGCACCTGCACAACGACCGGCACATGTTCCTCCGCCGCGCCCTCCTTGGATGGCCCAAGGCCCGCAAGTCCCCGGCGCAGCCCCAACGCGAGGCCGACTTCGACGAGGTCTTCGACACCGACTTTCGCACCACCGGCTTCAGCAGGCCCCTTGACCTTGAGTACGCGTGCAATGGCGAAGAAACCTGCGACCACGTCCGGCGCTTCCTCAAAGTAAAACTAAAAGACCAAGAACTGCTTGCCGCCCTTTGGTCCTCCATTGTCACCGGTCCGCTGGAGTACGTCCGGAAGGGCGAGGTGGACGAGCAGCGTGAGAAACACCTCATTGAATCCTCGCGCCTGCAAATGGTCCACCTCTTCTCCAAGGGCCTCATCGACGAAATGGTCTGGCTCGTCGCCCATGCAAGCCACCATGCCTGGCAGGTGAACTATCTCTTCGAGGCCGCCATGTTTGGCAGCATCCTGGACGGGGGCGCCATGATAGGCAAGCTCGATAGGGCGGAGGAGGACTAA